The following proteins come from a genomic window of Echinimonas agarilytica:
- a CDS encoding TetR/AcrR family transcriptional regulator has translation MPNPKRFDREDVTQKAKELFWRQGYHATSMRDLSAELDMRPASIYAEFGNKDGIFIEAITAYQNEMELRFHQALDSTDCGLDALRTFIQSVSIGNQHQAARACMLAKTLLEIEDHEHRARQAAQAYIESFQGALCGLINSIQDAGEIDRSLAPNDVATFVQVQLMGLRSASQMGLSNEQLQHQLDWCMASIATLTHCE, from the coding sequence ATGCCAAACCCTAAACGCTTTGACCGCGAAGATGTCACTCAAAAAGCCAAAGAGTTGTTTTGGCGACAAGGTTATCATGCAACCTCTATGCGAGATCTAAGCGCTGAGCTTGATATGAGGCCAGCAAGTATTTACGCCGAGTTTGGCAATAAAGATGGCATCTTCATTGAGGCGATTACTGCATACCAAAACGAAATGGAACTGCGATTTCACCAAGCTTTAGACTCAACTGATTGCGGCTTAGATGCACTGAGAACATTTATTCAAAGCGTATCGATAGGCAATCAGCATCAAGCGGCTCGCGCCTGCATGCTCGCTAAAACGTTATTAGAAATAGAAGACCACGAACACCGCGCCCGCCAAGCCGCCCAAGCTTATATTGAGTCATTTCAAGGGGCACTTTGTGGTCTCATCAACAGTATCCAAGATGCAGGGGAAATAGACCGTTCTCTTGCTCCAAATGACGTGGCAACCTTCGTTCAAGTTCAATTAATGGGCCTACGTTCGGCTTCCCAAATGGGATTATCAAACGAGCAACTGCAACATCAATTAGACTGGTGCATGGCCTCTATTGCCACTCTAACGCATTGCGAATGA